The Actinomycetota bacterium genome includes a region encoding these proteins:
- a CDS encoding N-acetyltransferase yields the protein MGENVVVLAGVELGEDVAIGHNVVIYEGTALGRGTVVGDGAVVGKQPKPPKTSTLSYSEPFAPLVVGEGCTIGSGAILYAGSTIGDNSMVADLASVRESCEIGDYALIGRGVCVENGVTVGDYTKVQSNAYITAYTVLEDRVFIAPCVATTNDNFMGRTEKRFESIKGAHVKRGARVGGNAVLLPGIVIGEEAFIAAGSVVTKDVPAKKLVMGVPAKVVRDVPDDELLTAKNNSLS from the coding sequence ATGGGCGAGAACGTCGTAGTCTTGGCCGGCGTCGAGCTTGGCGAAGACGTAGCCATCGGGCATAATGTCGTAATTTATGAAGGAACTGCGCTCGGACGCGGCACGGTCGTCGGTGACGGCGCGGTCGTAGGCAAGCAGCCGAAACCGCCGAAGACGAGCACGCTATCGTATAGCGAGCCGTTTGCGCCGCTCGTAGTCGGCGAAGGATGCACTATCGGCTCGGGAGCGATCCTCTACGCGGGCTCGACGATAGGGGACAACTCGATGGTCGCGGACCTCGCCTCGGTTCGTGAGAGCTGCGAAATCGGCGACTACGCGCTTATTGGACGGGGTGTTTGCGTCGAGAACGGCGTAACCGTCGGCGACTACACGAAAGTCCAATCCAACGCTTATATCACCGCCTATACGGTCCTAGAAGACCGGGTCTTTATCGCCCCGTGTGTGGCGACGACCAATGACAATTTCATGGGCCGGACTGAGAAGCGGTTTGAATCTATCAAAGGCGCCCACGTAAAAAGAGGCGCGCGCGTAGGCGGCAACGCCGTTCTGCTTCCCGGTATCGTCATCGGAGAAGAGGCGTTTATCGCGGCGGGCTCCGTCGTCACAAAAGATGTGCCGGCAAAGAAGCTGGTCATGGGTGTTCCCGCGAAGGTCGTGAGAGACGTCCCCGATGACGAGCTGCTCACGGCTAAAAACAATAGTCTTTCCTAA
- the wecB gene encoding UDP-N-acetylglucosamine 2-epimerase (non-hydrolyzing) gives MQKIVTIVGARPQFIKSLPVSNQIRKSCREVLVHTGQHYDNNMSDVFFEEMGIPEPDYNLGVGSGTQAGQTARMLERIERVLLDEKPDALLIYGDTNSTLAGALAASKLHVPIAHVEAGLRSFDKKMPEEINRIVADHLSEILFCPTRTAVDNLKEEGVTEGVELVGDVMYDAALHFGAIADSKSDILNALGVAAGDYLLATIHRSSNTDIVDNLKVLLEVFVESGRSIVFPVHPRTRKVVSESGLQKIIAGSKVRMTDPVGYIDFLKLEKNAAKILTDSGGVQKEAFFFAVPCITLRDTTEWVETVEGGWNVLVHVDKELILRKISDFAPTGTPAQLFGDGKAAQYIAERLTT, from the coding sequence ATGCAAAAAATCGTAACAATCGTGGGCGCGCGCCCCCAATTCATAAAGAGCCTTCCCGTCTCTAATCAAATCAGGAAGAGCTGCCGCGAGGTACTGGTCCACACCGGACAACATTATGATAACAACATGTCGGACGTCTTCTTCGAAGAGATGGGGATACCGGAGCCGGATTATAATCTCGGAGTAGGCTCCGGCACGCAGGCCGGGCAGACGGCGCGGATGCTCGAACGCATCGAGCGCGTTCTCCTCGACGAAAAACCGGACGCCCTCCTTATTTACGGCGATACCAATTCGACGCTTGCCGGGGCGCTTGCCGCGTCCAAGCTCCATGTACCGATAGCCCACGTCGAAGCCGGGCTGCGCTCCTTCGATAAAAAAATGCCCGAGGAGATAAATAGGATTGTCGCCGACCACCTCTCCGAAATACTTTTTTGCCCGACGCGGACCGCGGTCGACAACCTTAAAGAAGAAGGCGTCACCGAAGGAGTCGAACTGGTGGGGGACGTGATGTACGACGCCGCGCTCCACTTCGGCGCCATCGCCGATTCGAAATCCGATATTCTGAATGCGCTCGGTGTCGCGGCGGGGGATTATCTTTTAGCGACAATCCATCGCTCATCAAATACCGATATCGTCGACAACCTTAAGGTGCTGCTCGAAGTCTTTGTCGAGTCGGGGCGGAGCATCGTCTTCCCGGTCCACCCGCGAACACGCAAAGTAGTCAGCGAGAGCGGGCTGCAAAAGATAATAGCCGGCTCGAAGGTGCGGATGACCGACCCGGTAGGCTATATCGACTTCTTAAAGTTAGAGAAGAACGCCGCCAAGATTTTGACCGATTCCGGCGGGGTGCAAAAGGAGGCCTTCTTTTTCGCGGTGCCCTGCATAACGCTGCGCGACACCACCGAATGGGTCGAGACGGTCGAGGGTGGGTGGAACGTTTTAGTTCACGTCGACAAAGAACTGATACTCCGCAAGATAAGCGATTTCGCGCCGACCGGGACGCCCGCGCAACTCTTTGGCGACGGAAAAGCGGCCCAGTATATCGCGGAACGGTTAACAACTTAG
- a CDS encoding DegT/DnrJ/EryC1/StrS family aminotransferase has translation MSIPLLDLKAQYGEIKDELEAAVLDVLRNTQYILGPKVAEFEKALADYCGTQYAVGTANGTDALVLALDALGVGPGDEVITSPFTFYASAECVSRLGAVPVFVDIEADTYNLDAAQLEAKITTRTKAIIPVHIFGQPAKMDEINQVADAHGLKVIEDACQAIGAEYRGGKVGTLGDAACFSFFPSKNLGGAGDGGAVVTDDEELAAKVRALRQHGSTKKYYHGLIGYNSRLDALQAAILLVKLGRLDSWNDARREKARRYDELFAGADIDLVTPAALDYIKHVYHLYVVRVPNRASVEAVLKEEGVGCGVYYPVPLHLQEVYSGLGYKLGDLPVSEAASRETLAIPLYPELTPEDMERVVELVKITVAEA, from the coding sequence ATGTCTATTCCATTACTCGATCTTAAGGCGCAGTATGGCGAAATCAAAGATGAACTGGAAGCGGCCGTCTTAGATGTGCTGCGCAACACGCAATATATTCTCGGTCCGAAGGTCGCCGAGTTCGAGAAGGCGTTGGCCGATTATTGCGGCACTCAATACGCGGTCGGCACGGCGAACGGGACCGACGCGCTCGTCCTCGCGCTCGACGCGCTCGGGGTCGGGCCGGGAGACGAGGTTATAACCAGCCCGTTTACCTTCTATGCCAGCGCCGAGTGCGTATCGCGCCTCGGCGCCGTGCCTGTATTTGTCGACATCGAAGCCGACACCTACAATCTCGACGCCGCCCAGCTCGAGGCGAAGATAACCACGCGGACCAAAGCGATAATCCCCGTTCACATCTTCGGCCAGCCGGCCAAGATGGACGAGATAAACCAGGTTGCCGACGCGCATGGCCTAAAGGTCATAGAAGACGCGTGTCAGGCAATCGGAGCGGAGTACCGGGGCGGGAAGGTCGGCACGCTCGGCGACGCGGCCTGTTTCAGCTTCTTCCCCAGCAAGAACTTAGGGGGCGCCGGAGACGGCGGGGCCGTCGTCACCGACGACGAGGAATTGGCCGCCAAAGTGCGCGCCCTTCGCCAGCATGGGAGCACCAAGAAATACTATCACGGACTCATCGGCTACAATAGCAGGCTCGACGCGCTCCAGGCCGCGATTTTGCTGGTAAAACTGGGACGCCTCGACAGCTGGAACGACGCCCGCCGCGAGAAGGCCCGGCGATATGACGAACTCTTCGCCGGCGCAGATATAGATTTGGTGACGCCGGCGGCGCTCGATTATATCAAGCACGTCTACCACCTCTACGTCGTCCGGGTGCCGAACCGCGCGAGTGTCGAAGCCGTCCTCAAAGAGGAGGGTGTCGGCTGCGGCGTCTATTATCCGGTCCCGCTCCATCTCCAGGAGGTCTACAGCGGTTTAGGCTACAAACTCGGCGACTTGCCGGTCAGCGAAGCCGCCTCCCGCGAGACGCTTGCGATACCGCTCTATCCCGAACTCACGCCCGAGGATATGGAGCGCGTCGTCGAACTCGTAAAAATCACGGTCGCGGAAGCGTAA
- a CDS encoding Gfo/Idh/MocA family oxidoreductase, with amino-acid sequence MVNVGVIGYGYWGPNLVRNFDRMPGGNLVACCDLNPDNLKKVKALYPKVEVTTEVDDILKNTAIDAVVIATSAITHFDLAKQALESGKHVMVEKPLTLASKTSRQLIDIADKAGCILMVGHLLEYHPAVDYIKGLIDDGSLGDVHYLYTQRLNLGQVRKDENALWSLAPHDISIMFYLLGGAEPVEVSARGESYITDGVEDVVFCNVAFKDRVMANIHVSWLDPHKIRKITVVGNKKMAVFDDMESSEKVRVFDKGVGSNPDYRAYGEDMTLRFGDIIIPSIKMKEPLRAECEHFIESIQSGQSPRSDGHDGLRVVKVLEAAQASLKSGGKPVRIAEG; translated from the coding sequence TTGGTTAACGTAGGAGTTATAGGATATGGCTATTGGGGGCCGAATCTGGTGCGCAATTTCGACCGGATGCCCGGCGGTAATCTGGTCGCTTGCTGTGATTTGAACCCCGACAATCTCAAAAAAGTCAAAGCGCTCTACCCTAAAGTGGAGGTCACGACCGAGGTCGACGATATTTTGAAAAACACCGCAATCGACGCGGTTGTCATCGCGACCTCCGCGATTACCCACTTCGATTTGGCGAAGCAAGCGCTCGAGTCGGGAAAACACGTCATGGTCGAGAAACCGCTGACGCTGGCGAGCAAGACCTCGCGGCAGTTGATAGACATCGCCGACAAGGCCGGCTGCATCCTGATGGTCGGGCACCTGCTCGAATACCATCCGGCCGTCGACTATATAAAAGGCCTAATCGACGACGGCTCGCTCGGGGACGTCCACTATCTCTACACCCAACGCCTAAACCTCGGGCAGGTCCGCAAAGACGAGAACGCGCTCTGGAGCCTCGCCCCGCATGACATCTCGATTATGTTTTACCTGCTCGGCGGAGCAGAGCCGGTCGAAGTATCGGCGCGCGGCGAATCCTATATCACCGACGGTGTCGAAGACGTCGTCTTCTGCAACGTCGCTTTCAAAGACCGGGTCATGGCCAATATCCATGTGAGCTGGCTCGACCCGCATAAGATTCGAAAGATAACCGTCGTCGGCAACAAAAAAATGGCCGTCTTCGACGATATGGAAAGCTCCGAGAAGGTGCGTGTCTTCGACAAGGGCGTCGGCTCGAACCCTGATTACCGCGCCTACGGTGAGGATATGACGCTTCGTTTCGGGGATATAATAATACCCAGTATCAAGATGAAAGAGCCGTTGCGGGCCGAATGCGAGCACTTTATCGAGAGCATCCAGAGCGGGCAGAGCCCGCGAAGCGACGGCCACGATGGGCTGAGGGTCGTAAAAGTGCTCGAAGCGGCGCAGGCGTCACTTAAGAGCGGCGGGAAGCCGGTCAGAATCGCGGAGGGATAG
- a CDS encoding DUF354 domain-containing protein, with translation MKPNVTGEKRLRIWIDITNTPHVLIFRPIIKALTGQGHEVLVTAREFAQTSQLLDRFGIEHTLIGKHQGKEIYRKIYGLASRTGKLVAYAAGKKFNLAVSHGSNDCAVASFFLRVPHVTMFDYEYAKAMHNINLRVSTKVLIPEMIPSEPLYEYGGTDAKIDKYPGLKEEYYLADFEPDDTVVKEIGLDRGKIIVVMRTPPDVALYHRFHNPIFMDVLKKLAARDDVRVVMLPRTPEQREEVLKLGLANVFIPDKAVDAQSLIYYSDLVISAGGTMNREAVALNTPVYTLFEGKMGAIDTCLIAEGRMKKLNDPQELVIAKKPAYGQGKTRDINVLLDKIKEIAK, from the coding sequence TTGAAACCTAACGTCACAGGCGAGAAGAGATTGCGGATTTGGATAGATATAACCAACACGCCGCATGTCCTTATTTTCAGGCCCATAATAAAGGCGCTCACCGGGCAGGGACACGAAGTATTGGTCACGGCGCGCGAGTTCGCGCAGACCAGCCAGCTTCTGGACAGGTTCGGTATCGAGCACACGCTCATCGGCAAACACCAGGGCAAAGAGATTTACCGGAAGATATACGGGCTTGCCTCGCGCACCGGCAAGCTGGTGGCGTATGCGGCGGGCAAGAAGTTTAACCTCGCGGTGAGCCACGGCTCGAACGATTGCGCTGTCGCCTCGTTCTTCTTGCGCGTCCCGCATGTGACGATGTTCGATTATGAATACGCCAAAGCGATGCACAACATCAACCTGCGGGTATCGACGAAAGTCTTGATACCGGAGATGATTCCGTCCGAGCCCCTCTACGAGTACGGGGGGACCGACGCGAAAATAGACAAGTATCCCGGCCTTAAAGAAGAGTATTACCTGGCCGATTTCGAGCCGGACGATACGGTGGTAAAAGAGATCGGGCTCGACCGGGGCAAGATAATCGTGGTCATGCGCACACCGCCCGATGTCGCGCTCTACCATCGTTTTCACAACCCCATCTTCATGGATGTCCTCAAAAAGTTGGCCGCCCGCGACGATGTCCGGGTCGTGATGTTGCCCCGCACGCCCGAGCAACGCGAAGAGGTGCTCAAGCTAGGCCTAGCCAATGTTTTTATCCCGGACAAGGCGGTAGACGCGCAAAGCCTTATCTACTATTCCGACCTGGTAATAAGCGCCGGCGGTACCATGAACAGGGAGGCGGTGGCGCTAAATACGCCGGTCTATACCCTCTTCGAGGGGAAGATGGGGGCAATCGACACCTGTCTCATAGCGGAAGGCCGGATGAAAAAGTTGAACGACCCGCAAGAACTGGTAATCGCGAAAAAACCGGCCTACGGGCAGGGCAAAACTCGTGACATCAACGTTTTGTTGGATAAGATAAAAGAGATAGCTAAATAA
- a CDS encoding nucleotide sugar dehydrogenase, with protein MSLAERIISRDARVGIIGMGYVGLPLAVAVAGAGFRVTGIDVDREKVSSINEGGSYIPDIDSALVDSAVKDGLLNATADFSVLKEMDIISICVPTPLSEMHEPDISYVRAATNEIAKYLRPGQMVILESTTYPGTTDEVILPVLEESGLTVGEGFYLGFSPERVDPGNKNYGIGNTPKVVGGVTSVCTDLAGSFYSQFVRMVVPVSSTKAAEMTKLLENIFRCVNIALVNELMLLCDRMDIDIWEVVEAASSKPFGFMPFFPGPGLGGHCIPIDPFYLSWKARQYDFHTEFIELAGKMNESIPYYVVAKIGDALNSHEKSIKGSNVLILGLAYKKDIGDTRESPAIKIISLLDKKGANVSYHDPFAEREIIETKTYASVELTRDTVSASDCVVVVTDHTDIDYGMVADNARLVVDTRNRMKRFAGNHIVHI; from the coding sequence ATGTCGCTTGCAGAGAGAATAATTTCGCGGGACGCGCGCGTCGGCATAATCGGTATGGGCTACGTCGGATTGCCGCTCGCCGTCGCCGTCGCCGGGGCGGGTTTTCGGGTGACCGGAATCGACGTCGACAGGGAGAAAGTGTCCAGTATCAACGAGGGCGGAAGCTATATCCCGGATATCGATTCGGCGCTTGTGGATAGCGCGGTAAAGGACGGCCTGCTCAACGCTACCGCGGATTTTTCTGTGCTTAAAGAGATGGATATAATAAGTATTTGCGTGCCGACGCCGCTGAGCGAGATGCACGAGCCCGATATTAGCTATGTACGGGCGGCCACCAACGAAATCGCCAAATACCTGCGGCCCGGTCAGATGGTGATACTGGAGAGTACCACCTATCCGGGGACGACCGACGAGGTAATCCTCCCGGTTCTCGAGGAGAGCGGCCTTACCGTCGGCGAAGGCTTCTATTTAGGCTTTTCTCCGGAGCGCGTCGACCCCGGCAACAAGAATTACGGCATAGGGAATACCCCGAAGGTCGTCGGCGGCGTGACTAGCGTTTGCACCGACCTCGCCGGCTCCTTTTATTCGCAGTTCGTGCGGATGGTCGTGCCGGTCTCTTCGACCAAGGCGGCCGAGATGACCAAACTTCTGGAAAACATCTTCCGGTGCGTAAATATCGCGCTCGTAAACGAGTTGATGCTCTTATGCGACCGTATGGACATCGATATCTGGGAGGTCGTCGAGGCCGCGTCTTCCAAGCCGTTCGGCTTTATGCCGTTCTTTCCGGGACCGGGTTTGGGCGGGCACTGTATTCCGATAGACCCGTTCTACCTCTCCTGGAAGGCGCGTCAATACGACTTCCATACCGAGTTCATAGAATTGGCCGGCAAGATGAACGAGAGCATTCCGTACTATGTCGTCGCGAAGATAGGGGACGCCCTCAACTCGCACGAGAAGAGCATTAAGGGCTCGAACGTGCTCATCCTGGGCCTGGCATACAAAAAAGATATCGGCGACACGAGAGAGTCGCCCGCCATTAAAATCATAAGCTTGCTCGATAAAAAGGGAGCGAATGTAAGCTACCACGACCCCTTTGCGGAGCGGGAGATTATCGAGACCAAGACGTACGCGTCGGTCGAGCTGACGCGGGATACCGTTTCGGCGAGCGATTGCGTCGTGGTCGTCACCGACCATACAGACATAGACTACGGTATGGTCGCCGACAACGCCCGGCTGGTGGTCGACACCAGAAACCGGATGAAACGCTTTGCCGGCAATCATATCGTCCACATTTAA
- the fabZ gene encoding 3-hydroxyacyl-ACP dehydratase FabZ, translating to MLGIEEIKRIIPHRYPFLLIDRILEYEPGKRAKGLKNVTVDEPFFAGHFPDYPVMPGVLIVEALAQVGAVAILSLEANKGKIAFFAGIDGFRFKRQVLPGDRLTLEVEITKSKGPVGKGKAVAAVDGQLVAEGELTFAVK from the coding sequence GTGCTTGGAATAGAAGAGATAAAGCGGATAATACCGCACCGCTACCCCTTTTTGCTCATCGACCGGATTCTCGAATACGAACCCGGCAAACGAGCCAAAGGCCTTAAGAACGTCACGGTCGATGAGCCGTTTTTCGCGGGGCATTTCCCGGATTACCCGGTGATGCCGGGCGTCCTTATCGTCGAAGCGTTGGCCCAGGTAGGCGCGGTAGCTATCTTGAGCCTCGAAGCGAATAAGGGAAAAATCGCATTTTTCGCCGGTATCGACGGGTTCCGCTTCAAAAGGCAGGTCTTACCCGGAGACCGGCTCACCCTCGAGGTGGAAATCACGAAGTCAAAAGGACCGGTCGGCAAAGGCAAAGCGGTCGCCGCCGTCGACGGGCAACTCGTCGCCGAAGGGGAATTGACTTTTGCTGTAAAATAA